In one window of Episyrphus balteatus chromosome 3, idEpiBalt1.1, whole genome shotgun sequence DNA:
- the LOC129913761 gene encoding testis-specific serine/threonine-protein kinase 1 — protein MSRVANNSIRSLTTKTSEFDALSMRGYNIGTKIGEGSYATVISANCKEKNGKQLHLACKIINKLKAPMDYLNKFFPRELDILMKIDHPNIVQVHSILERGPKIFIFMQFAENGDLLTYILKNEIIGELQSKAWFLQMGKALTYLHNHDIAHRDLKCENILLSQRMNIKLADFGFARFCTEQNGQPILSRTYCGSAAYAAPEVVGGHPYDPKLADVWSLGVILFIMLNKKMPFDDRNVQKLLKDQMSRKYTYRRKYVDQISEEAKSVVRVLLEPEPNVRWDLREILNSTWLTESQSTGSSSFENI, from the coding sequence ATGTCAAGAGTAGCAAATAATTCAATACGTTCgttaacaacaaaaacatcaGAATTCGATGCTCTTTCAATGCGTGGTTACAATATTGGCACGAAAATTGGCGAAGGAAGTTATGCTACAGTCATTTCGGCAAATTGTAAGGAGAAAAATGGCAAACAATTGCATTTGGCGTGCaaaattattaacaaattaaaagcTCCAATGgattatttgaataaattcttTCCACGGGAACTCGATATCTTGATGAAGATAGATCATCCAAATATTGTACAAGTACATAGTATTCTGGAACGTGGTccgaaaatatttatatttatgcaATTTGCTGAAAATGGTGATCTATTGACTTATATTTTAAAGAATGAAATTATTGGAGAACTACAAAGTAAAGCTTGGTTTTTACAAATGGGAAAGGCTTTGACATATCTTCACAATCACGATATTGCTCATCGTGATTTGAAATGTGAGAATATTTTACTATCACAGCGAATGAATATCAAACTTGCTGATTTTGGTTTTGCACGTTTTTGCACTGAACAAAATGGACAGCCCATTTTGTCACGAACTTATTGTGGATCGGCTGCTTATGCAGCACCTGAAGTTGTCGGTGGACATCCTTATGACCCGAAGTTAGCTGATGTATGGTCACTTGGAGTGATATTGTTTATTATGCTCAACAAAAAGATGCCATTCGATGATCGAAATGTTCAAAAGCTACTCAAGGATCAGATGAGTCGGAAGTATACTTATCGACGGAAGTATGTTGATCAAATAAGTGAAGAGGCTAAATCTGTTGTAAGGGTACTCTTGGAACCTGAACCGAATGTTCGATGGGATTTGAGAGAAATATTAAATAGTACTTGGTTGACGGAGAGTCAATCGACAGGATCATCATcgtttgaaaatatttga